In the genome of Candidatus Zixiibacteriota bacterium, one region contains:
- a CDS encoding twin-arginine translocase TatA/TatE family subunit yields the protein MFGLGWPELLLIFVAVLLLFGAKRLPEIASGLGKGIREFKKSVKETTDELKGSLDEAPKSPPAPRVDPPPSTDSNKKPE from the coding sequence ATGTTTGGCCTGGGTTGGCCCGAATTATTGCTGATATTTGTGGCGGTTCTCTTGTTGTTTGGCGCCAAAAGGTTGCCGGAGATCGCCTCCGGGCTGGGTAAGGGGATTAGAGAGTTTAAGAAGTCGGTCAAGGAAACGACCGATGAACTGAAAGGCTCGCTCGATGAGGCGCCCAAAAGCCCGCCGGCGCCGAGGGTGGATCCGCCACCGAGTACGGA
- a CDS encoding DUF4321 domain-containing protein, translating into MKRRELTFIIVALLLGAVVGGLVGDIIGTFLPPGAAKTLFTKSIEIGCDTFKVDFYAISFTFGLTLKINFMSMLVLLLVIVYFRWWYL; encoded by the coding sequence ATGAAACGGCGCGAGTTGACATTTATAATTGTCGCTCTCCTACTTGGCGCCGTAGTCGGCGGTTTGGTTGGTGATATCATAGGGACATTTCTCCCCCCGGGCGCGGCCAAGACGTTGTTTACCAAGTCGATTGAGATCGGATGCGATACCTTTAAGGTTGATTTTTACGCAATTTCATTTACCTTTGGGTTGACCTTGAAGATAAACTTCATGTCGATGCTGGTACTGTTGTTGGTGATAGTCTATTTCCGATGGTGGTACTTGTAG
- the purQ gene encoding phosphoribosylformylglycinamidine synthase subunit PurQ, producing MKVGVVTFPGSNCDYDSYSAVRHILKEEVEFLWHQSTDLAGCDMVVLPGGFAYGDYLRAGAIARFSPIMEEVIKFAHAGGLVLGICNGFQVLTECGLLPGALLRNRHLRFSCKFVYLRVENSDSRFTCESAVGAVLKIPIAHGEGNYYFHDDRIRELEDNGQVLLRYCDRAGKVTDEANPNGSLNNIAGILNREGNVLGMMPHPERAVEELIGSTDGLEIFGSVRAACAQMAEAGSK from the coding sequence GTGAAGGTAGGCGTAGTAACATTTCCCGGCTCAAACTGTGACTACGATTCTTACTCGGCGGTCAGGCATATCCTCAAAGAGGAGGTGGAGTTTCTGTGGCACCAATCGACCGACCTGGCCGGATGCGACATGGTGGTTCTGCCGGGTGGATTCGCCTACGGAGACTATTTGCGGGCCGGAGCTATCGCACGCTTTTCGCCCATCATGGAAGAGGTCATAAAGTTCGCCCATGCAGGCGGTTTGGTGCTGGGTATTTGCAACGGCTTTCAAGTGCTGACCGAATGCGGATTGCTGCCCGGCGCCTTACTTCGCAATCGGCATCTCCGTTTCAGTTGTAAGTTCGTTTACCTGCGGGTCGAAAACTCGGACAGCCGGTTTACCTGTGAAAGCGCCGTGGGCGCGGTGCTCAAGATTCCGATAGCGCACGGTGAAGGAAACTACTACTTCCACGATGATCGGATTCGTGAGTTGGAGGACAACGGGCAAGTGCTTCTCAGGTATTGTGACCGGGCGGGGAAGGTGACCGATGAAGCCAATCCGAACGGATCGTTGAACAACATTGCCGGTATCCTTAACCGTGAAGGAAACGTTCTGGGCATGATGCCGCATCCAGAGCGGGCGGTGGAAGAACTGATTGGCTCCACCGACGGGCTTGAAATATTTGGATCGGTCAGGGCGGCCTGCGCTCAGATGGCCGAGGCGGGAAGCAAATGA
- the purS gene encoding phosphoribosylformylglycinamidine synthase subunit PurS, whose amino-acid sequence MSENKKAVVYVKLKEGVLDPQGVTIHKALLQMGYDDFVSVRSGRFFELEIDASSGDVERKIDEVCSKLLANPVIENYVVEKM is encoded by the coding sequence ATGAGTGAGAACAAAAAAGCTGTTGTCTACGTGAAACTCAAGGAGGGAGTCCTGGACCCCCAGGGTGTGACAATTCACAAAGCGCTTCTGCAGATGGGATACGATGATTTTGTGTCGGTTCGGTCAGGGCGTTTCTTTGAGCTTGAGATCGATGCCTCAAGCGGTGATGTCGAGCGTAAGATCGATGAAGTTTGCTCCAAGCTCTTGGCGAATCCGGTGATCGAGAATTACGTGGTGGAGAAAATGTAG
- the pssA gene encoding CDP-diacylglycerol--serine O-phosphatidyltransferase has protein sequence MSNYKGIFPGTFTMGNVVCGFLAILSSFEGNITTACWLIILAAFLDALDGKVARLSGSSSRFGVELDSLADFLSFGVAPAVVVYAIKLNDLGKWGWLVSVVYIMAAAYRLARFNLLAETEEKKDFVGLAVPVPAVVIVSYIIFCFDLWGELQYDRILVSMIILFAFLMVSQVRYDALPENFGSRENRIKLIALIIASAAILFSPRLLLFPLGAAYILFGIVRELVRLFGKSIEKVTGRPYPRRRNDRNNQDE, from the coding sequence ATGTCGAACTATAAAGGCATTTTCCCGGGCACATTCACCATGGGCAATGTTGTCTGTGGATTCCTGGCCATCCTGTCCTCCTTTGAGGGGAATATTACAACCGCCTGCTGGCTGATAATTCTGGCCGCTTTTCTTGATGCACTCGACGGGAAGGTGGCGCGGCTGAGCGGTAGTTCCTCAAGGTTCGGGGTCGAGCTGGACTCGTTGGCCGATTTTCTGTCCTTTGGGGTAGCCCCGGCGGTAGTGGTCTATGCAATCAAACTGAATGACCTGGGCAAATGGGGTTGGCTGGTCTCAGTTGTCTACATCATGGCGGCTGCTTACCGGTTGGCCAGGTTCAATCTGTTGGCCGAAACCGAGGAAAAGAAAGACTTTGTCGGTCTGGCGGTACCGGTCCCGGCAGTGGTAATAGTATCCTACATTATATTCTGTTTTGACTTATGGGGTGAGTTACAGTATGATCGCATCCTGGTGTCGATGATAATCCTGTTTGCCTTCCTGATGGTGTCGCAAGTGCGTTACGACGCACTGCCGGAAAACTTCGGTAGCCGAGAGAACCGTATCAAACTCATCGCGCTCATCATCGCTTCGGCGGCCATACTTTTCAGTCCAAGACTATTGTTGTTTCCGCTCGGCGCCGCCTATATATTGTTCGGAATAGTAAGGGAGCTCGTCCGGCTGTTCGGCAAGAGTATAGAAAAAGTAACCGGAAGACCATACCCCAGACGTCGAAATGACAGGAACAATCAGGATGAGTGA
- a CDS encoding phosphatidylserine decarboxylase family protein, producing the protein MIVREGLSIIFIMLCLTVVVLLLASRFDSRILACAAALFALLTVFTVFFFRDPARNFDGEPGMLVSPADGRILSVEKIEHHDFIGGPAWKVSIFLSVFDVHVNRIPCTGSIDYVKYNPGKFFKAFLDKASDENEHTEIGMTTPTGQHLIVKQIAGLIARRIVCRLHPDDQVTTGARFGLIKFGSRTELLVPIDSKILVAEGDHVKGGATVIGKLVEAMGTDLSDSSQAHNVEL; encoded by the coding sequence ATGATTGTACGAGAAGGTCTCTCAATTATTTTCATCATGCTCTGTCTCACGGTCGTGGTTCTGCTGCTGGCCTCGCGGTTCGACAGTCGAATCCTGGCCTGTGCAGCCGCGCTGTTCGCATTGCTGACAGTTTTCACCGTGTTTTTCTTCCGCGATCCGGCCCGTAATTTCGACGGCGAACCCGGTATGCTGGTGTCGCCCGCTGATGGGCGCATTCTCAGCGTGGAGAAAATAGAGCATCATGATTTCATCGGCGGCCCTGCCTGGAAGGTCTCGATTTTCTTGTCCGTCTTTGATGTTCATGTGAATCGTATCCCCTGCACGGGCTCTATAGATTACGTCAAGTACAATCCGGGCAAGTTCTTCAAAGCGTTTTTGGACAAGGCGTCCGATGAGAACGAACATACCGAGATCGGCATGACCACACCAACGGGGCAGCATTTGATCGTGAAACAGATTGCCGGACTCATCGCCCGGCGGATAGTTTGCCGGTTGCACCCGGATGACCAGGTAACAACCGGGGCGCGCTTCGGTCTGATCAAATTCGGCTCGCGTACCGAACTGCTTGTGCCGATAGATTCGAAAATTCTGGTCGCCGAGGGAGATCATGTCAAGGGTGGAGCCACTGTTATCGGCAAGCTGGTCGAGGCCATGGGGACTGATCTCAGTGACTCATCACAGGCGCACAATGTCGAACTATAA
- the purB gene encoding adenylosuccinate lyase, whose translation MIERYTLPEMGALWTDEAKFGTWLEVEVEAALAMARHKVIPAKAAKVIEKKAAFDVDRINEIEAEVNHDVIAFLTSVSEFVGQEAKYLHFGMTSSDMLDTALSLTLKRASALIDKKIAQALKLIKALSLKFRKTPCIGRTHGVLAEPTSVGLKFAVWYTELSRRRLAFKAAADGVAVGMISGAVGNFANVDPKIEADLCRRLKLRPAEVSTQVIQRDRHAEYLTSLALLGSSLEKFATEIRNLQRTEIGEMAEGFTKGQKGSSAMPHKKNPITAERITGIARLLRGYALSAMENVPLWHERDIAHSSVERVILPDATIISDYGLQKFVDLLQGLVVDKKRMLENVYYGGGLVFSQRLLLKLTGPVGSRDKAYRMVQRHAMAAAEGHGLFRENVENDSEISKYLSKDDIDNCFELEHYMRNVDAIFKRVFGR comes from the coding sequence ATGATCGAAAGATACACATTGCCGGAGATGGGAGCGCTCTGGACCGATGAAGCGAAATTTGGGACATGGCTGGAAGTCGAGGTGGAGGCAGCCCTGGCTATGGCTCGGCACAAAGTGATTCCGGCCAAGGCGGCGAAAGTTATCGAGAAGAAGGCTGCCTTCGATGTAGATCGCATCAACGAAATCGAAGCCGAAGTCAATCACGACGTTATTGCTTTTCTGACATCGGTGTCAGAATTCGTCGGTCAGGAGGCAAAATACCTGCATTTCGGCATGACATCTTCCGACATGTTGGACACGGCCCTGTCGTTAACGCTCAAGCGCGCCTCCGCCCTTATCGACAAAAAGATTGCTCAAGCGCTAAAACTGATCAAAGCACTTAGCCTCAAGTTTCGCAAAACGCCGTGCATCGGACGTACTCACGGAGTTCTGGCCGAGCCTACCTCCGTCGGTTTGAAATTCGCCGTTTGGTATACCGAGCTGAGCCGACGGCGACTTGCCTTCAAGGCAGCGGCCGACGGTGTCGCTGTCGGCATGATTTCAGGTGCGGTGGGTAATTTCGCCAACGTAGACCCAAAGATCGAAGCCGACCTCTGTCGCCGACTTAAGCTACGCCCGGCCGAGGTGTCGACACAGGTGATTCAACGGGATCGCCATGCCGAGTATCTGACTTCACTGGCTTTGCTGGGTTCGTCGCTTGAGAAGTTTGCGACGGAGATACGTAATCTCCAGCGCACCGAGATTGGAGAAATGGCCGAAGGATTCACCAAAGGTCAAAAGGGTTCATCGGCCATGCCACACAAGAAGAACCCGATAACGGCCGAGCGCATCACCGGGATCGCCCGATTGTTACGCGGTTATGCATTATCCGCCATGGAGAATGTGCCGCTGTGGCATGAGCGGGATATCGCTCATTCTTCGGTGGAGCGGGTGATACTTCCGGACGCCACGATCATCAGCGATTATGGTCTGCAAAAGTTTGTCGATCTATTGCAGGGTTTGGTCGTAGATAAGAAACGTATGCTTGAGAATGTTTACTATGGCGGCGGCCTGGTGTTTTCGCAGCGACTGCTCTTGAAACTGACCGGACCGGTCGGCTCGCGTGACAAGGCGTACCGAATGGTGCAGCGGCATGCCATGGCCGCGGCGGAAGGTCACGGCCTGTTTCGAGAGAACGTCGAGAACGACTCTGAGATCAGCAAATACCTCAGCAAGGATGACATAGACAACTGCTTTGAATTGGAACACTATATGCGCAACGTCGATGCGATTTTCAAACGGGTATTCGGCCGATGA
- the fsa gene encoding fructose-6-phosphate aldolase yields the protein MKFFIDTANLDEIKAAASMGVLDGVTTNPSLAAKESTPYRELLAQICKVVPGPVSAEVFATDHDGMLKEADELAAIADNIVVKIPTILEGLKTIRTLTERGITTNATLVFSASQALLVAKAGAGFVSPFVGRLDDISSDGMDLIGKILTIYRNYDFETEVLVASSRHPMHVVESAMMGADVITMPYDVITKLIKHPLTDIGLDKFLADAKKVPQG from the coding sequence ATGAAGTTCTTTATTGACACCGCTAATCTCGATGAAATCAAAGCGGCTGCATCGATGGGGGTGCTGGACGGCGTTACAACCAACCCCTCGCTGGCCGCCAAAGAGAGTACGCCCTATCGCGAACTGCTCGCGCAAATCTGCAAAGTTGTTCCCGGACCGGTTTCGGCGGAAGTATTCGCGACCGATCACGACGGGATGCTTAAAGAGGCCGATGAACTCGCGGCCATTGCCGACAATATCGTCGTTAAGATACCTACAATCCTCGAAGGTTTGAAAACGATTCGCACCCTGACAGAACGCGGCATCACTACCAACGCCACGCTTGTCTTCTCGGCCTCGCAGGCGCTATTGGTGGCCAAGGCGGGGGCTGGTTTCGTCTCGCCGTTTGTCGGTCGGCTCGATGACATATCCTCCGACGGCATGGATCTCATCGGAAAAATCCTGACCATATACCGCAACTATGATTTTGAAACAGAAGTGCTGGTGGCCTCTTCGCGTCACCCCATGCATGTAGTCGAGTCGGCTATGATGGGTGCCGATGTAATCACCATGCCTTACGATGTAATCACAAAACTGATCAAGCATCCATTGACCGACATAGGTCTTGACAAGTTTCTCGCTGACGCGAAGAAAGTGCCGCAGGGCTGA
- the truA gene encoding tRNA pseudouridine(38-40) synthase TruA, translating to MAEQNVRLKIEYEGTSYAGWQMQANVRSVQGEITEAIKKITGQDVRLIGAGRTDAGVHALGQVANFHIDHHLPIEKYRAALNHHLDDDIVIREALEVPLEFHARFDARRRRYRYLLGTKRSALYRHQRWDHPHLMDSSLLNQAAAMIVGEHDFSPFCVTSSLKEDNRCTIEYSRWFFWGDLMIYEVRGNRFLHHMVRGLVATMVNLARVKPDDNKQNLTLDAFEDIMENASCDRVVFTAPAAGLYLVSVGYDEGKA from the coding sequence ATGGCTGAGCAGAATGTCAGGCTGAAAATCGAATATGAGGGCACCAGCTACGCGGGATGGCAGATGCAGGCGAACGTGCGCTCGGTGCAGGGCGAAATCACCGAGGCTATAAAAAAGATTACCGGCCAGGATGTCCGCCTGATCGGGGCTGGGCGTACCGATGCCGGTGTTCATGCCCTGGGACAGGTGGCCAATTTCCATATCGATCACCACCTGCCAATTGAAAAATACCGCGCGGCGCTCAACCACCACCTCGACGATGACATTGTCATCAGAGAAGCCCTGGAAGTCCCTTTGGAGTTTCACGCCCGATTCGACGCTCGGCGCAGGCGCTATCGCTATCTGTTGGGTACCAAGCGTTCGGCTCTGTACAGACATCAAAGGTGGGATCATCCACACCTGATGGACAGTTCACTATTGAATCAGGCAGCGGCAATGATTGTCGGTGAGCATGATTTTAGCCCGTTCTGCGTGACTTCCTCGCTTAAAGAGGACAATCGTTGCACTATTGAGTACTCGCGCTGGTTTTTTTGGGGTGACTTGATGATCTATGAAGTCAGGGGAAATCGGTTCCTTCACCACATGGTCCGGGGGCTGGTGGCCACGATGGTCAATCTGGCTCGTGTTAAACCTGACGACAACAAGCAAAACTTGACATTGGACGCGTTCGAGGATATCATGGAAAACGCTTCTTGCGATCGCGTTGTGTTCACTGCTCCGGCCGCCGGGTTGTACCTGGTCTCGGTCGGATATGACGAAGGAAAGGCCTGA
- a CDS encoding energy-coupling factor transporter transmembrane protein EcfT, producing MFADVPIMLGQYRPIDSYLHRLDARAKLLPIVLVLTLALLTDSIVFYGVIMMILIAALLTSGIRPRNLMRNFRPVILLVVLTSAYHLVFSGGNSDVLVDIFGWSITTEAAWLAGFYSMRLLLFVSIAFLMTLTNSPSELAEAFSTSLRPLARLRLPVLELSMILFMAIRFIPILYEEFAAVRNAQIIRGVDFSGSALSRLRKSSFIIIPVFVAAIQRADDIAQAMQARGYRCGRARTSYLSSHFGRPESLFCVGSVLLVLVAFVVTG from the coding sequence TTGTTTGCAGATGTTCCGATAATGTTGGGGCAGTATCGCCCCATCGATTCCTATCTCCATCGGCTAGACGCCCGGGCCAAACTTCTGCCTATTGTGCTGGTACTTACGCTGGCCTTGTTGACCGATTCCATCGTCTTCTATGGTGTGATCATGATGATTCTGATTGCGGCGCTATTGACCAGCGGAATAAGGCCGCGCAACCTAATGCGTAATTTCCGGCCGGTCATTCTACTGGTCGTGCTGACTTCGGCCTATCACTTGGTTTTTTCGGGTGGCAACTCGGATGTGCTGGTCGATATTTTCGGCTGGTCCATCACCACTGAGGCAGCCTGGCTGGCCGGGTTTTATTCGATGCGGCTGTTGTTGTTTGTCTCCATTGCTTTCCTGATGACGCTGACCAACTCACCATCTGAATTGGCCGAAGCATTCAGCACAAGCCTGAGACCTTTGGCCAGACTGCGACTACCGGTGTTGGAACTATCGATGATTCTGTTTATGGCCATCCGATTCATTCCGATTCTATACGAAGAGTTCGCGGCGGTTCGGAATGCTCAAATCATCCGCGGCGTTGACTTCTCCGGTTCGGCCTTGAGCCGTCTCAGGAAAAGTAGTTTTATCATCATCCCGGTGTTTGTGGCGGCCATTCAGCGAGCCGATGACATCGCTCAGGCCATGCAGGCGCGCGGATATCGATGTGGTCGCGCTCGCACCAGCTATCTGAGTTCGCACTTTGGACGCCCGGAATCATTGTTCTGTGTCGGCTCGGTGCTTCTGGTGTTGGTGGCATTTGTTGTGACGGGTTGA
- the feoB gene encoding ferrous iron transport protein B, producing MRLPAESSSTSRSGLLAICGNPNSGKTTIFNAITGLAQKVGNYPGVTVEKVTGRFFSGEEDRRQFDLIDVPGTYSLAAFSPDEYIAARALYEGVEGQDRPDVLICVVDATNLRRGLYLLLQILQIGLPVVVALNMIDLAERHKTKINTAELSRALGGLPVVPVVGNRGVGIERLKKEAIRMAEHPFPPAWDRFDDETERLVSGLAGSHNARHRTRAELMRVIFDPSGPAEQKFMADAQEQNKAVSIMQMLEGGRLAITKQSGSLSSAETNLLTNRAAEICNRVVERESDGRKSVSEQVDRYLLHPVLGPIVLVLTMTMVFQSIFSWSEPFMEFIDSGFGVLAAYIEGVVPAGPLQSLLADGVVGGVGSVLVFLPQIVILFLFIALLEDSGYMSRAAFLVDRMFRWCGLSGKSFIPMLSSFACAVPGIMATRTIEDRKLRLITIMIAPLMTCSARLPVYAIMIAAFVPYQSFLGPLNLQGLVLTSLYLLGMVVAVIVSFILQKTVLKTERGTFMMEMPSYKVPTLRSVLIRVFHRAKSFVVRAGTVIFAITIIIWALSYYPHSKDIRASHDSQVAALTREYQRAHSDREAALVAITAGYDEAQRQTTNNFHAGLEQQNSVVELDRFFADVSNYSDVPAAAAQTLYDLHRHQWINEQTLADMDNELAGAYMRDSYLARFGHRVEPLFAPLGWDWRVSMAVLASFPAREVIIATLGTIYNMGTDVDAETSTLVDKMRRATWESGPKAGQPVFTVAVALSIVVFFALCCQCGATLVTIRHEAGRWLYSGVVFVYMTTSAYLAALAVYQIFSGMGY from the coding sequence ATGCGGCTACCCGCTGAAAGCAGTTCGACCTCCCGCTCAGGCCTTTTGGCTATATGCGGCAATCCCAATAGCGGCAAGACTACCATTTTCAATGCGATAACCGGGCTGGCCCAGAAGGTGGGCAACTATCCCGGCGTTACCGTCGAAAAAGTTACCGGCAGGTTCTTCTCAGGCGAAGAGGATCGTCGCCAGTTCGATTTGATCGATGTCCCGGGGACTTACTCGCTGGCCGCCTTCTCGCCTGACGAGTACATTGCGGCCAGAGCTCTGTACGAAGGGGTGGAAGGTCAGGATCGACCCGATGTATTGATCTGCGTTGTCGATGCGACCAATCTTCGTCGGGGGCTTTACCTGTTATTGCAGATACTTCAGATAGGTCTGCCGGTGGTGGTGGCGCTGAACATGATCGATCTGGCCGAGCGGCACAAAACCAAAATCAACACGGCTGAGCTTTCGCGGGCTTTGGGTGGTTTACCGGTCGTGCCGGTCGTAGGCAACCGTGGTGTGGGGATCGAGCGGTTAAAAAAGGAAGCGATCCGCATGGCCGAGCATCCGTTCCCGCCGGCCTGGGATAGATTCGACGACGAAACCGAACGGTTGGTTTCCGGGCTTGCCGGCAGCCACAATGCTCGTCATCGCACGCGGGCGGAACTCATGCGAGTCATCTTTGACCCCAGCGGTCCAGCCGAACAGAAGTTTATGGCCGATGCCCAGGAGCAGAACAAGGCCGTGTCGATAATGCAGATGCTCGAAGGCGGCCGTCTGGCAATCACGAAGCAATCCGGTTCACTGTCGTCGGCTGAAACCAATCTGCTAACCAATCGCGCTGCCGAGATTTGCAACCGGGTGGTGGAACGAGAGTCGGACGGCAGGAAGTCGGTGTCGGAGCAGGTGGATCGCTACCTGCTTCACCCGGTGCTGGGACCAATTGTGTTGGTGCTCACTATGACCATGGTTTTCCAATCTATTTTCAGTTGGTCCGAGCCGTTCATGGAGTTCATCGACTCCGGTTTTGGCGTGCTGGCCGCCTACATTGAGGGAGTTGTCCCGGCCGGTCCGCTGCAATCGTTGTTGGCCGACGGTGTCGTGGGCGGTGTCGGATCGGTGTTAGTGTTTTTGCCGCAGATCGTAATACTGTTTCTATTCATCGCGCTGCTTGAAGACTCCGGTTATATGTCCCGGGCCGCCTTTCTCGTTGACCGCATGTTTCGTTGGTGTGGTTTGTCGGGCAAGAGTTTTATCCCTATGTTGTCGTCTTTCGCCTGCGCAGTACCGGGGATCATGGCAACGCGCACGATTGAGGACCGCAAGCTTCGTCTGATAACGATTATGATCGCACCCCTGATGACCTGTTCGGCGCGATTGCCGGTGTACGCCATTATGATCGCCGCCTTTGTGCCCTACCAGAGTTTTCTGGGACCGCTCAATCTGCAGGGACTGGTGCTGACATCGCTGTACTTGTTGGGCATGGTGGTGGCTGTGATTGTGTCGTTTATACTGCAAAAGACTGTTCTGAAAACTGAGCGCGGGACGTTTATGATGGAAATGCCGTCGTACAAGGTGCCCACCTTGCGGTCGGTACTGATCCGTGTTTTCCACCGCGCCAAATCGTTCGTGGTCAGAGCCGGCACCGTGATTTTTGCCATTACTATTATTATCTGGGCGCTCAGTTACTATCCGCATTCGAAGGACATAAGGGCCAGCCACGATAGCCAGGTGGCTGCTCTCACTCGGGAATACCAACGGGCGCACTCCGACCGAGAAGCCGCCCTGGTTGCCATAACGGCCGGGTACGATGAGGCGCAGCGACAGACTACAAACAACTTCCATGCTGGCCTTGAACAACAGAACAGTGTTGTCGAGTTGGATAGGTTCTTTGCCGATGTATCGAACTACTCAGACGTACCAGCGGCTGCCGCCCAGACCTTGTACGATCTCCACCGACACCAGTGGATCAACGAACAGACGCTGGCGGACATGGACAACGAACTGGCCGGAGCCTACATGCGCGACTCTTACCTGGCCCGTTTCGGCCATCGGGTGGAGCCGTTGTTCGCGCCGCTGGGCTGGGACTGGCGGGTCTCGATGGCCGTGCTGGCTTCTTTTCCGGCCCGCGAGGTGATTATCGCCACCCTCGGTACCATCTACAACATGGGCACCGATGTTGACGCGGAAACTTCCACGCTGGTAGACAAAATGCGACGGGCTACCTGGGAGTCCGGCCCGAAAGCAGGCCAACCGGTTTTCACTGTGGCCGTGGCCTTGTCGATCGTGGTCTTTTTCGCTCTGTGTTGTCAATGTGGTGCAACTCTGGTAACAATCCGCCACGAGGCCGGGCGATGGTTATACTCCGGTGTGGTGTTTGTCTACATGACTACCAGCGCTTACCTGGCGGCACTGGCTGTGTATCAAATTTTCAGTGGTATGGGGTACTGA
- a CDS encoding ferrous iron transport protein A — protein MTYLDRMQPGQRGKVIGFADDSPVARRLVELGVIPGQLLEYLRNAPLRDPLEIKVGASFLSLRRAEASLVAVEVEK, from the coding sequence ATGACCTATCTGGATCGAATGCAGCCGGGGCAGCGTGGGAAAGTAATTGGTTTTGCCGATGACAGTCCGGTGGCACGACGGCTGGTGGAGCTGGGTGTAATTCCGGGCCAGTTACTGGAGTACCTCAGAAACGCACCGTTGCGCGATCCGCTTGAGATAAAGGTCGGGGCCAGCTTCTTGTCGCTACGTCGGGCCGAAGCCTCGCTAGTGGCGGTGGAGGTGGAGAAGTAG
- a CDS encoding transcriptional repressor, whose product MKDLLRTKGFKSTPQRELIFDCFLSAGRHITVDELYQKVRQQDPSVGHSTVWRNLKLICKLGLAEEVNIGDGITRYDRTTPEPHGHLFCMECKKLVEFDVGNVLNLLNGTTQESRFQPVGFKIEIQGYCSDCQKELGLSDQDSDEQRPSNDDNNVRGNVK is encoded by the coding sequence GTGAAGGACCTGCTCAGAACCAAAGGATTCAAGTCGACCCCGCAACGGGAGTTGATATTCGATTGCTTTTTGTCGGCTGGTCGGCACATAACGGTCGACGAGTTGTACCAGAAGGTTCGTCAGCAAGACCCTTCGGTTGGACACAGCACGGTTTGGCGTAACCTGAAACTGATCTGCAAACTGGGACTGGCGGAGGAAGTCAATATCGGTGATGGTATCACGCGCTATGATCGTACCACCCCGGAGCCGCACGGTCACTTGTTTTGCATGGAGTGCAAGAAACTGGTGGAGTTCGACGTCGGCAATGTCCTGAACCTGCTGAATGGGACGACTCAGGAGAGCCGGTTTCAGCCGGTCGGGTTCAAGATTGAGATTCAGGGTTACTGCTCCGACTGTCAGAAGGAACTGGGTCTGAGCGATCAGGACAGCGACGAGCAGCGCCCATCGAACGATGACAACAACGTAAGAGGTAATGTTAAATGA